From Heterodontus francisci isolate sHetFra1 chromosome 9, sHetFra1.hap1, whole genome shotgun sequence, the proteins below share one genomic window:
- the rpusd2 gene encoding RNA pseudouridylate synthase domain-containing protein 2, giving the protein MWWPRCRLSAVRMIGARMSGAAGGDKRKELEEEPGVGLQGSGQPPTKKPRNKKGKSGRYVPPPKKKSLGISFSHQHFRETQYYFENDLRKVIPYYFDFQTYCKGRWVGKTLREVFSSEFRVEPIEYYTQAAKAGRIRLNEEPTDLNTVLKNNDFMRNTVHRHEPPVTAQRIEILIQDQEVVVVDKPASIPVHPCGRFRHNTVIFILGKEHGLTELHTIHRLDRLASGVLMFAKTLAVSKKMDQQVRERQVQKEYVCRVQGEFPDGEITCEEPILVISYKVGVCRVDPTGKPCRTLFQKLSYNGTSSVVRCCPYTGRTHQIRVHLQYLGHPIVNDPVYNTEAWGPHRGKGGKVNKTDDELLKALVDVHKLKESLDLLDLPEADHHCAVEEGSTDNTESSTLQLSSQTEVHAIVRTIDENSEVAEEQVGKAEDGSSLEVTKDTASGQEETPVIVKDHLCGECKLVRKDPSAKDLVMYLHALRYKGLDWEYCSTLPWWAAADWQED; this is encoded by the exons ATGTGGTGGCCACGCTGCCGCCTGTCTGCAGTTCGGATGATCGGTGCGAGGATGAGCGGAGCTGCCGGCGGCGACAAGCGGAAAGAGCTCGAGGAGGAGCCGGGAGTCGGGCTCCAGGGCAGCGGCCAACCTCCGACTAAAAAACCCCGCAACAAGAAGGGCAAGAGCGGCCGCTATGTGCCCCCACCCAAGAAGAAGAGTCTGGGTATCAGCTTCAGTCATCAGCACTTCAGGG AGACCCAGTATTACTTTGAGAATGACCTGAGGAAGGTGATTCCCTACTATTTTGACTTCCAGACATACTGCAAAGGGCGCTGGGTTGGGAAAACGCTGCGGGAAGTGTTTAGCTCGGAGTTCAGGGTTGAGCCAATTGAGTATTACACCCAGGCTGCCAAAGCTGGCAGAATCCGGCTCAATGAGGAACCCACCGACCTGAACACCGTCTTAAAG AACAATGATTTCATGAGGAACACGGTGCACAGACACGAACCCCCTGTCACTGCTCAGCGAATTGAGATTCTGATCCAGGACCAGGAGGTAGTTGTGGTGGATAAGCCGGCCTCCATCCCAGTCCATCCCTGTGGCCGATTCCGACACAACACTGTCATCTTTATCCTGGGTAAGGAGCACGGCTTGACAGAACTGCACACCATCCATCGGCTGGACAGGCTCGCCTCTGGGGTCCTCATGTTTGCCAAGACGCTTGCAGTCTCCAAGAAAATGGATCAGCAAGTCCGAGAGAGACAG GTGCAGAAGGAATATGTATGCCGAGTGCAGGGAGAGTTTCCAGACGGTGAAATCACGTGCGAGGAGCCCATCCTAGTCATCTCCTACAAGGTCGGTGTGTGCCGAGTGGACCCCACAGGGAAACCATGCAGAACCTTGTTCCAGAAACTGAGCTACAACGGCACATCCAGCGTCGTGCGGTGCTGCCCTTACACTGGCCGCACCCACCAAATCCGGGTCCACCTCCAGTATCTGGGTCACCCCATTGTAAATGACCCCGTGTACAATACTGAGGCTTGGGGACCCCacagggggaaaggagggaaggtgaACAAAACGGACGATGAGCTGCTGAAGGCATTGGTGGATGTTCACAAGTTGAAAGAAAGCCTGGATCTTCTGGATCTCCCGGAAGCAGATCACCATTGTGCTGTGGAGGAGGGCAGCACGGACAACACAGAGAGTTCCACCCTGCAACTCAGTAGCCAAACTGAAGTCCATGCAATTGTAAGGACTATAGACGAGAACAGCGAAGTCGCTGAGGAGCAAGTGGGGAAGGCAGAAGACGGCAGCTCTTTGGAAGTAACCAAGGACACAGCGAGTGGCCAGGAAGAGACGCCAGTGATTGTGAAGGACCATC